In one window of Tubulanus polymorphus chromosome 3, tnTubPoly1.2, whole genome shotgun sequence DNA:
- the LOC141901656 gene encoding queuosine 5'-phosphate N-glycosylase/hydrolase-like isoform X1, whose product MSGELLLPRAAGEFISQHSQHVKINEKGVQKLAEQLVDMVKDTGYNMKIWKESHVLNPQVMNEASVDWIFVVDTLNFNFWSEDESKRFVIEYKGQRYTGYWSLCAVINRALDDGIPMTDPKFYCQVTENELAHIFRSDSPYSIPLLDKRLKVLHEAGQKLVQKYDGSFVNVLKKAEQSAQDLMKLVASEFQSYNDTATYQGNKVAFYKRAQILIADIWACFEGEGLGKFHDIDTITMFADYRIPQVLAYFEVLEYSEELMNKLKKNEVLVSGSQLEVELRGSSIQAVELLAKEMKRIARPGKTMNAVMIDHYIWDYRREHCNDLRHIPYHKIRCIYY is encoded by the exons atgtctGGTGAACTCCTCTTACCGAGAGCTGCTGGGGAATTTATATCCCAGCACAGTCAGCATgtgaaaattaatgaaaaaggAGTTCAAAAGCTAGCTGAACAG TTGGTTGATATGGTGAAGGATACTGGGTACAATATGAAAATTTGGAAAGAATCGCACGTTTTGAATCCACAAGTAATGAATGAAGCAAGTGTTGACTG GATTTTTGTCGTGGATAcattgaattttaatttttggtcAGAGGATGAAAGTAAAAGATTTGTTATCGAATATAAAGGACAGAGATATACAGGATATTGGTCGCTTTGTGCCGTTATCAACAGAGCATTAGAT gATGGAATTCCGATGACTGATCCAAAATTTTATTGTCAAGTAACAGAGAATGAACTGGCTCATATATTCAGATCTGATTCACCCTACTCAATACCTTTACTTGACAAGAGGTTAAAGGTTCTACATGAAGCTGGTCAAAAGCTTGTTCAG AAGTATGATGGTAGTTTTGTGAATGTACTGAAGAAAGCTGAACAGAGCGCCcaagatttgatgaaattagtAGCGAGTGAGTTCCAATCATATAACGATACAGCGACGTATCAGGGAAATAAAG ttgCTTTCTACAAGAGAGCACAAATACTCATCGCTGATATCTGGGCATGCTTTGAAGGAGAGGGGCTCGGAAAATTTCACGATATTGACACCATTACGATGTTTGCTGATTATAG AATCCCTCAAGTGCTTGCCTATTTTGAAGTTCTGGAATATTCcgaagaattaatgaataaactGAAGAAAA ATGAGGTTTTAGTGAGTGGTAGTCAACTGGAAGTAGAATTGCGTGGTAGCAGTATTCAAGCAGTCGAG CTGCTGGCAAAGGAGATGAAGAGAATTGCACGACCCGGAAAAACAATGAACGCCGTCATGATTGACCATTATATTTGGGACTACAGACGTGAACACTGCAATGATCTAAGACACATTCCTTACCATAAGATTAGGTGTATTTACTATTAG
- the LOC141901669 gene encoding repressor of RNA polymerase III transcription MAF1 homolog isoform X2 produces MKLLENSKFEAINSALCIETGDCKIEGRIESYSCKMAGNDKRLFKMISSEGGHAPNDLQALSPPESAMSLSPNKYSRSFSDGDNEGHLCDTISTKTLFYLVSTLNASFNPDYDFSHAKSEEFSKESSIQWSMNSADSQMAATAGEQYNVLRSQIWSVIDEEISLTDCDIYSYNPDLASDPYGEEGCIWSFNYFFYNKKMKRIVFFTCRATRTVQYAY; encoded by the exons ATGAAGCTGttagaaaattctaaatttgaGGCAATCAATTCTGCCTTGTGTATAGAAACTGGAGATTGTAAAATTGAAGGAag aattgagAGTTATTCGTGTAAGATGGCAGGAAATGATAAACGTCTATTCAAAATGATAAGCTCTGAGGGAGGACATGCTCCAAATGATCTTCAAGCTCTGTCTCCGCCGGAAAGTGCCATGTCTTTGAGTCCCAACAA GTACAGCCGTAGTTTTTCTGATGGTGATAATGAAGGTCATCTGTGTGATACGATCAGTACTAAAACACTGTTCTATCTTGTCTCTACACTAAACGCTTCGTTCAACCCTGATTACGATTTCAGTCACGCTAAAAGTGAAGAGTTTTCTAAGGAATCCAGTATTCAG TGGTCAATGAATTCCGCAGATAGTCAAATGGCGGCAACAGCTGGGGAACAGTATAATGTCTTGCGCTCTCAGATCTGGTCTGTTATTGATGAAGAAATTAGTCTCACTGATTGTGATATCTACAG CTATAATCCGGATTTAGCATCTGACCCGTACGGAGAAGAAGGATGTATCTGGTCTTTCAACTATTTCTTTTATAACAAGAAGATGAAGAGAATTGTGTTTTTCACGTGTCGAGCGACTAG gacAGTCCAATACGCTTATTGA
- the LOC141901672 gene encoding NADH-quinone oxidoreductase subunit B-like: MDKMFKVVIRLPASFGGTRSCLNSSARGLVIQTRSLHEHSAITDDKHRSRSCLVPYREKSTEVAKKRPYSPFQNTSNVAEYALARADDLLNWARKSSLWPLTFGLACCAVEMMHMAAPRYDMDRFGVVFRASPRQADCIIVAGTLTNKMAPAFRKVYDQMPEPRWVVSMGSCANGGGYYHYSYSVVRGCDRIVPVDIYVPGCPPSAEALLYGILQLQKKIKRMNNVQMWYRK, encoded by the exons AtggataaaatgtttaaagtAGTGATCCGACTTCCTGCTAGTTTCGGCGGCACACGGTCATGTTTGAACTCATCTGCTCGTGGATTGGTTATCCAAACAAGATCGCTCCATGAACATAGCGCGATTACCGACGACAAACATCGTTCGCGAAGCTGCCTCGTTCCTTACAGAGAAAAAAGTACCGAAGTCGCCAAGAAAAGGCCTTACTCTCCGTTCCAAAATACGAGTAACGTTGCAGAGTATGCCCTCGCTCGTGCTGATGATTTATTGAATTGGGCAAGAAAAAGTTCCCTTTGGCCTTTAACATTTGGCTTGGCTTGTTGCGCGGTAGAGATGATGCACATGGCCGCACCTCGTTACGATATGGATCGATTTGGAGTTGTTTTTCGAGCTAGCCCCAGACAAGCTGATTGCATTATTGTAGCCGGCACATTGAcgaacaaaatggcgcctgcaTTCCGCAAG GTGTATGATCAGATGCCAGAACCGCGCTGGGTTGTATCCATGGGTAGCTGTGCCAATGGTGGAGGATATTATCATTACTCATACTCAGTTGTCAGGGGATGTGATAGAATTGTACCGGTTGATATATATGTACCTGGATGCCCGCCATCGGCCGAAGCTCTTCTGTATGGTATCCTACAACtacaaaagaaaatcaaacgcATGAATAATGTTCAAATGTGGtatcgaaaatag
- the LOC141901669 gene encoding repressor of RNA polymerase III transcription MAF1 homolog isoform X1, producing MKLLENSKFEAINSALCIETGDCKIEGRIESYSCKMAGNDKRLFKMISSEGGHAPNDLQALSPPESAMSLSPNKYSRSFSDGDNEGHLCDTISTKTLFYLVSTLNASFNPDYDFSHAKSEEFSKESSIQWSMNSADSQMAATAGEQYNVLRSQIWSVIDEEISLTDCDIYSYNPDLASDPYGEEGCIWSFNYFFYNKKMKRIVFFTCRATSVSAPYGDSGLGTDLSLEDSLDMDYDEDDRTVQYAY from the exons ATGAAGCTGttagaaaattctaaatttgaGGCAATCAATTCTGCCTTGTGTATAGAAACTGGAGATTGTAAAATTGAAGGAag aattgagAGTTATTCGTGTAAGATGGCAGGAAATGATAAACGTCTATTCAAAATGATAAGCTCTGAGGGAGGACATGCTCCAAATGATCTTCAAGCTCTGTCTCCGCCGGAAAGTGCCATGTCTTTGAGTCCCAACAA GTACAGCCGTAGTTTTTCTGATGGTGATAATGAAGGTCATCTGTGTGATACGATCAGTACTAAAACACTGTTCTATCTTGTCTCTACACTAAACGCTTCGTTCAACCCTGATTACGATTTCAGTCACGCTAAAAGTGAAGAGTTTTCTAAGGAATCCAGTATTCAG TGGTCAATGAATTCCGCAGATAGTCAAATGGCGGCAACAGCTGGGGAACAGTATAATGTCTTGCGCTCTCAGATCTGGTCTGTTATTGATGAAGAAATTAGTCTCACTGATTGTGATATCTACAG CTATAATCCGGATTTAGCATCTGACCCGTACGGAGAAGAAGGATGTATCTGGTCTTTCAACTATTTCTTTTATAACAAGAAGATGAAGAGAATTGTGTTTTTCACGTGTCGAGCGACTAG TGTATCCGCTCCCTATGGTGATTCAGGTTTAGGAACTGATCTCAGTTTAGAGGATTCGTTGGATATGGATTATGATGAAGATGACAG gacAGTCCAATACGCTTATTGA
- the LOC141901656 gene encoding queuosine 5'-phosphate N-glycosylase/hydrolase-like isoform X2, with translation MKQVLTEDESKRFVIEYKGQRYTGYWSLCAVINRALDDGIPMTDPKFYCQVTENELAHIFRSDSPYSIPLLDKRLKVLHEAGQKLVQKYDGSFVNVLKKAEQSAQDLMKLVASEFQSYNDTATYQGNKVAFYKRAQILIADIWACFEGEGLGKFHDIDTITMFADYRIPQVLAYFEVLEYSEELMNKLKKNEVLVSGSQLEVELRGSSIQAVELLAKEMKRIARPGKTMNAVMIDHYIWDYRREHCNDLRHIPYHKIRCIYY, from the exons ATGAAGCAAGTGTTGACTG AGGATGAAAGTAAAAGATTTGTTATCGAATATAAAGGACAGAGATATACAGGATATTGGTCGCTTTGTGCCGTTATCAACAGAGCATTAGAT gATGGAATTCCGATGACTGATCCAAAATTTTATTGTCAAGTAACAGAGAATGAACTGGCTCATATATTCAGATCTGATTCACCCTACTCAATACCTTTACTTGACAAGAGGTTAAAGGTTCTACATGAAGCTGGTCAAAAGCTTGTTCAG AAGTATGATGGTAGTTTTGTGAATGTACTGAAGAAAGCTGAACAGAGCGCCcaagatttgatgaaattagtAGCGAGTGAGTTCCAATCATATAACGATACAGCGACGTATCAGGGAAATAAAG ttgCTTTCTACAAGAGAGCACAAATACTCATCGCTGATATCTGGGCATGCTTTGAAGGAGAGGGGCTCGGAAAATTTCACGATATTGACACCATTACGATGTTTGCTGATTATAG AATCCCTCAAGTGCTTGCCTATTTTGAAGTTCTGGAATATTCcgaagaattaatgaataaactGAAGAAAA ATGAGGTTTTAGTGAGTGGTAGTCAACTGGAAGTAGAATTGCGTGGTAGCAGTATTCAAGCAGTCGAG CTGCTGGCAAAGGAGATGAAGAGAATTGCACGACCCGGAAAAACAATGAACGCCGTCATGATTGACCATTATATTTGGGACTACAGACGTGAACACTGCAATGATCTAAGACACATTCCTTACCATAAGATTAGGTGTATTTACTATTAG
- the LOC141901688 gene encoding transmembrane protein 203-like, producing MLFTLKELVRWFGMTALEIFMHLVSVFIFTIVAVLRNEGVITKSWWYVFIPLFMCDGACAYLCFIIFVRTYRTMPPMRGQGGIRFLSSLICITLTFVFKVLLCQRLTGENQLTFSEVLTPIFILLQILVVHGCRTN from the coding sequence atgttgtTCACATTAAAAGAGTTGGTACGCTGGTTTGGAATGACTGCTCTAGAAATATTCATGCATCTCGTATCCGTATTCATCTTCACTATAGTCGCCGTTCTGAGGAACGAGGGAGTCATTACGAAAAGCTGGTGGTATGTTTTCATCCCGTTATTCATGTGCGACGGAGCCTGTGCTTATCTTtgttttataatatttgtgCGGACGTATAGAACGATGCCGCCGATGAGAGGACAAGGTGGAATTCGTTTTCTGTCGTCATTGATATGCATTACACTGACATTTGTATTCAAAGTTCTGCTGTGTCAGAGATTAACTGGTGAAAATCAACTAACATTTTCTGAAGTGTTGACACCGATATTCATACTGTTGCAGATATTAGTCGTTCACGGTTGTCGGACAAATTGA